Below is a window of Aerococcus viridans DNA.
GTCATATGGACTAAACAAGTACATGGGTTCATTTGTTTTCAATAGTTCGTAATACTTATCCGGCACAACCAGTCCTAAAGACAGGGTCTTCACACGAATTTTCTCATCTGCATTTTCTTTCTTAGTAGATAAGAACTCATACACATCCGGGTGGAAGGCGTTTAAATAAACAACCCCAGCACCATTCCGTTGCCCCAATTGGTTAGCATAAGAAAAGGCGTCCTCTAGAAGTTTCATGACTGGCACGACGCCTGAACCCGCATTTTCAATACCCTTTATTGCGGCACCGGCTTCACGAAGGTTAGACAAGTTAACTCCTACACCACCACCGCGTTTAGACAGTTGAAGTGAGGAATTTACTGCACGGCCAATTGACTCCATATTATCTTGGACATCAATTAAGAAACAAGAAACCATCTCACCGCGACGCTTCTTACCTGCGTTTAAGAAGGTAGGTGTCGCCATTTGTAGACGGTGTTCAATGTGCTCTTCAGCAATATGCCAAGCTAAATCTTCATCGCCATCTGCTAAATACAAAGCAGTAAAAGCAATTCGGTCTTCATATCTTTCTAAAAATCGTTTGTTGTCATTGGTTTTTAGCGCATATTGCGTGTAAAACTTATAAGCACCCATAAAGCTCTTGAAACGGAATTTATGGCTATACAAATGATCAAACAAGGATTGGATGAAATCGAAAGAATACTTATTTAAGAAGCCTTCTTCAATATAATCATTGTTTACTAAATACTGTAATTTTTCTTCTAATGTATGGAAGAAAACCGTATTTGGGTTCACATATTCTAAGAAATAAGCCCTAACCGCTTCACGATCTTTATTTAATTGGATTTTCTTGTCAGCAGTTGGGATATTTACCATATTGTTAAGCTTAAAGTAAGTAATGTCTTTCGTATTTTCAATTTTTAATTTCTTGGTATCTGTCAATTTTCTCTAACTCCTCTGTTAACTTAGCCACGTCATAGGCAGATCCTTGGAACTCAAATCCATGTAAGACAGGAATATCGAACTCAGCAGATAGTTCTTTTACTGTTACACAGAATAATTGGGCAAAGTTGCGGTTACCCCCACCAAAAAAGCCCTTGCATAACTTAGCATTATCCGCCCATTCTAAAAATTCTTCAGCCGTTTCAATCACGTCACCATACACATGACTTTCATATGATGGAATCACCATAATAAAAGGCTCAGTCATTGTCACTGGTGCTATTGCTGATGAAATTTCATAAGTATCGAAGCCTTGAACTTTATTGATAAAACGTCTAGTTTGACCCGTCAATGAATAATAAACTATGCTTGCCATGCTTCCACCAAAGCTTCCATCTTTTCAGGTACATAACCATTGAAATGGTTTCCTGTTGAGTCTGCAATTACTGGTAAAGACAAGTAACCTAATTCTTTTACTTCATCTAGATACATGTCCTCTAGATCTACCCGTTTCTCTTCAAAAGGAATCTCTTTAGCTTCAAGGTATTTCTTAGCAAATACACATTGTGGGCAGCCACTCTTTGCATAAACTGTGATTGTCATGGTCATTACTCCTCGCTTTTTATTAAAAAACACAATAAATTGTGCTTTGTTTATTTTTTAACCCTATATATTGTGTTTAATCTAGTCATAGTATAGGGGTGGAGATGAACTATTATCAATCCTTATTCACAAGTTCCATAAAAGAAATAACAAATTGTATCTTCTAATTTTTATAGAATATGATAAATTAGGGGTCTTTAAACGTTTTATATTTTATACAAAAATACGATGGTGATTTTCGATAAAATGTAAGCAATTTTTGTATTTACTTATAGCTTTTTTTAAACTATTAAGTTATACACGTCTTTTTGTAGCGTTTAAATATAAAAAAAAACCCTATCCAAGTTTTTACGCTTAGATAGGGGGTATTAAATGTTTGATTATAGACTTGCTAATGCTTGGTCTAAGTGGTGGGCTACTTTTTCTTTACCCAATACTTCAATTGTTAAACCAATTGAAGGACCGTGTTGTTCACCTGAAGTGGCTACACGGATTGGCATATATAAGTTTTTACCTTTTACGCCAGTTTCTTTTTGAACAGCTTTGATGGCTGCCATAATGTTTTCCTCTTTGAAGTCATCAGCTGGAATTTCCGCTAATTTCGCTTGGAAGGCTTTTAAAACATCCGCCACACCTTCGCCAGCTAATACTTCTTTAGCATCATCTGCGATGTGTAGTTCATCTTGGAAGAACATATCTGATAAATCAACGATTTCAGCTGCATATGACATTTCATCTTTGTATAATGAAACCAATTTTTCAGTCCAAGCGCGTTCTTCTGCTGTAGAAGTTTCAGATACACGGCCAGCTCTTTGTAGATGTTCAATCGCTAATTTCGCTACATCTTCAGCTTCTGCAGCTTTCATGTAACGGTTATTGATCCATTCTAGTTTTTTGTTATCAAAGGCTGCTGGTGATTTACTTAAACGGTCTGTATCAAAGATCTCAATCAATTCATCGTGTGAGAAGATTTCTTCTTCGCCTTTTGGAGACCAACCTAATAATGTAATGAAGTTGAACATTGCATCCGGTAGGTAACCTAAGTCACGGTATTGTTCGATAAATTGTAAGATTGACCCGTCACGTTTAGATAATTTTTTACCTGTTTCAGCGTTAACGATTAATGTCATATGACCAAATGTTGGACGTTCAAATCCTAAAGCGTCATAAATCATTAATTGTTTAGGTGTGTTCGCAATATGGTCGTCACCACGTAATACGTGAGTGATTTCCATCAAGTGGTCGTCAACAACAACGGCGAAGTTGTAAGTTGGCATACCGTCTTGTTTACGGATAACGAAGTCACCTGAAATGGCTGCTGACTCAAAAGAGATGTCCCCTTTTACCATGTCATCAAAGGTATAAGTGGTGTTTTCAGGTACGCGGAAACGGATTGTTTCTGGGCGACCTTCTGCACGTGCTGCGTCGATTTCTTCTTGTGATTTATCGCGCCATTTACCAATATAACGTGGTGTTTCACCGTTTGCGACTTGGGCTTCATGTTCTGCTTCGATTTCCTCAGAAGTATCAAATGCATAGTAAGCTAAGCCTTTATCTAGTAATTCTGTTAGGTAACGGTCGTAGATTTCCTTACGTTCAGATTGACGGTAAGGTCCAAATTCACCTGGCTTATCTGGACCTTCATCCCACTCAATACCCAACCACTGTAGGTTTTCTAGTTGAGATCTTTCTCCGTCCTCAAGGTTTCGTTTTGTATCGGTATCTTCAATACGAATAATAAATTCCCCGCCGTTGTGACGAGCGAATAAATAGTTGAACAAGGCGGTACGAGCATTCCCGATATGTAAATGGCCAGTTGGACTTGGCGCATAGCGTACGCGTACTTTATCTGACATGTTGATTTCTCCTTTTATCTTGTGCTTTCAATCAAAATAGGCTGGTAAAAATACCAACCTAATTTTCCATCATTATAATTATATATCTAGTCAGCTATTTTGGCAAAGACCATGCGTCCTGCATTGGTTTGAATGGCTGATGTAATCTCTACTGAAAGGGTTTCATCAATATGATGTTTCCCTTCTTCAACAACAATCATCGTCCCGTCATCCATATAAGCAACCCCTTGTTGTCGCTCTGTACCAGCTTTTACAATATGTACAGAAATCGTTTCGCCAGGAATCACAACAGATTTCACTGAATTAGCTAACTCATTAATGTTTAATACTTTAATCTTGTGGAATTGACTCACTTTATTCAAGTTATAATCATTGGTTACCACAACACCATCAACTAATTTGGCTAGACGCAATAATTTTAAGTCTACTTCCGGTTCATCATCGAAATCGCCCGTGTAGAAATCTACAACTACATCATCTAGCGCTTGAATTTGATTTAAAATATCCAAACCGCGTCGGCCACGAACTCGCTTCAATGAGTCTGCTGAATCTGCAATGTATTGTAATTCTTTCAATACAAAGTTGGGTACCACTATCACGCCTTCGATAAATCCGGCTTTTAAGACATCTAAGATCCGTCCATCGATAATCACTGATGTATCTAAAATCTTATAGGGTTGGTAAGCCTCATCTGCAGCTTGTCTAAGTGATAGTAAGGCATCCGTATACATATCAAGGTCTTCTGAGTGAGTTGATAAGTCACTTTCACGTGTTTCCTTATCTAATTGTACATCCTCAGTAATAGCCGTATCCGCTGATTCACTACGTCTCACCTGCGGAAAACGGGTAAGCATTTCCATAATCTCAACGCTCTTATTAGAGAAGATATAGAAACCTAATACACCTAAAACAATGGTTAAGACAATTGGCAAGATATTTGAAATGAATGGCCAACCAATCGCCACTAAGGGAATGTTGATTAACCAAGCTAAAACTAGTCCAATAATAACACCTACTGCAGAAACTAAAACCTTTTCGATCGATAACTGACGCATGTCACGCTCGATATTGCGAATAAAACGCATCAATAAAGGCTGTGTTAACCCGTAAATAAGAAAAAGAATAATTGCACCAAGTACGATGTTAAACAATGGAGAATAGAAAAAGCTAATGTTGATATTGATCATGTCCCAAAGTAACGGTAATACATAATAACCTATTGAAGACCCTAGTATCACAGTGAGTACGCGAGACAATATTTTCCAAAATCTTTCGTTCATTTTATTCACCTCCTTTTCTAAAAAAATAAATTATGAAGCGGTTTCTTTACTATACTACCGCTTTTTATAGTATAACTTTTTGTATACATTTACACAATAAGCTGACTTAAAATACAGTCCAGTATTTATCATCTTAACCTGAAATTAACATATGACGCATATTCTAGATAAAAAGAGAGCTTGGCTACTGTTCGGTCCAAACTCTCCAGTATTTATCTATTTCGGAAAAATCGCATTCAACACTTCTCTTACAGTAGTTACACCAACTACTTGTATTTTTTGTTTGCCAGTTAAACCTGATAAGGCATTTTTAGGGATAAAAACCCGCTCAAAACCTAATTTTTCAGCTTCTTGAACACGTTCCGCAATTCTTGTTACCCGTCTAATTTCGCCAGTCAAACCAATTTCACCAACAAAACAATCAGTTGGTTTCGTTTCTTTTTCTCGGTATGAAGAAGCCACAGCTACTGCGATAGCTAGGTCAATCGCTGGTTCATCTAAACGGACACCACCAGTTGATTTAAGATAGGCATCTTGGTTTTGGAGCATCAAGCCCGCTCGTTTCTCTAGTACGGCCATAATTAGTGATACCCGTGAATAATCTAAACCAGAAGCTGTTCTACGGGCATTCCCAAATGAGGTAGGTGTAAGTAGCGCTTGAATTTCCGTTAAAATTGGTCGTGTTCCTTCCATCGAGGCAACAACCGCTGATCCATTAGTGCCAGCTAGCCGTTCTTCTAAGAAGAGTTCAGACGGGTTAGCCACTTCATGCAAGCCGTCTTGTTGCATGTCAAAGACCCCAATTTCATTGGTCGATCCAAACCGGTTCTTCACTGCCCGTAAAATCCTGAAAGTATCATGCTTCTCACCCTCAAAATACAGTACAGTATCCACCATATGCTCTAGAATACGCGGTCCAGCAATGTTTCCTTCTTTCGTCACATGCCCAACGATAAAAATACCGATATTTTGTGACTTGGCTAATTTCATTAACTCTGCTGTTGTTTGGCGGACTTGGCCAACTGATCCAGCCGTTGATGTCGCATCCTCGTGGGTCATAGTTTGAATAGAGTCAATCACTACAAAGCGCGGTTGTAAGTCATAAATAGCATCTTGGATAGCCGCCATGTCCGTTTCTGCATAAACATAGAAATCTGCACCTTCAAATCCTAGTCGGTCTGCTCGTAGTTTGATTTGATGCATCGATTCCTCTCCCGACACATATAAAACTGGCCCAGCACTCTGATGTAATTCAGCAGATACCTGTAGCATCAAGGTTGACTTCCCAATTCCTGGGTCACCACCAATTAAAACCAGCGAACCTTGCACCACACCGCCACCTAAGACGCGATTTAATTCGCCTAATTGGGTCTGGATACGCGGGGTTTCTTCCCCTTTAACCGTCGCTAATTTTTGTGGCTTCATCCGGCTTGAATTGGCTTGCCCAGCGCGTGTTTCAGGATGATCAATAGTCTTTCCATATAAGCGTTCTTCTTCCATTTGGTTCCAGGCCCCACAATTTGGACACTTGCCGTAGAACTGCACACTCTCATAACCACAAGCCTGACACACATATCTCGTTGTCGTTTTCTTCGCCATATTGGACTTCACTCCTTTCTATTTATTTGAAAAATGACAACTGACTATTATTGACCGGAAGAGCCAAAACCACCTGCACGCACTTGATCACTTGGCTGGTCATCAGCAGTCGTTAAGAAAGAAAGGAAAATCCCTTGCGCAATACGCTCACCCTTTTTAATCTGAACGTCACGTAAACCAAAGTTTACTAATTGAACAAATAAGTGACCTTCATTACTTTCATTATTGTAGTAATCTGCATCAACAATACCTATCCCATTAGGTAATGAAAGCCCACGTTTAAGGGGGTTTGAAGACCGACAAGCTAATTGTAAGTACTCATTCTCGCCCATATAAGCTTTCAAACCTGTTGGCACTAGCACTGGTTTCATAGCACTTTCGTCTACTTCACCTGCTACATTTAAATGAGCAAGGTCTTTTAGCACATGCTTCACACCGGTCTTCCACATTGCCGGTACAATAATATCTTCAGCCGCTGCGATATCATAGCCAGCCGATAGAGTTGTTGATCGTCTTGGTAATGTAATTGCCTCATCATTAGCATAGGCCGAGATTTTCTCAAATCCTCGTGTATTTTCTACTGTCATAAACAAATTCCATCCTTTACTACGCATACTTGAATTTTACTGACCTATTGTACCATTGATTAGCAGATTTCTAAACGTTAGACCATGTGGATTCAGTGCTACTTACTCGCTCTGGTCAGCAGCAACCACTTCATCATCCTCCACTTGTGCTGCTTCTACATCCGGTTCAGCCATTTCTTCAGTAGGGGTTTCTTCAAAATAGCTAGTATCTTCAAAATCTTCATCTGCTTCACCGTCAATATGCTCTGCATCAGACTTGTTGACCCAAACGGACATTGAACCAGCATGTACTTTAAATACACCAGTACCATCCTCTTCAATGGTTACCGATCCTTCAATTTCACCCATCGCGTCTACCCACTCTTCTCCTACATGAAGTTCTCCTACATACATACGCTTCTTCGCCTGTTCACCATTGGTTGCGATAAAAGCGAGTCCATCTGGATGTTCATCATCGCCAGTTCGGGTATAACCAATACAATTTTTATGGTCAAAATAATCATGTTGATCACCGTAGGCATTTTCCTGTCTTAAGGCTAAAAGCTTATCTAAGGTATCTTGGAAACCTTTGTAGTCGATACTTTCAATACCATAATAATCTCCGTAAAAAATAGCTGGTAGGCCGGATTGGTGCAGCAAAATCACCCCGTAAGCAATGGGTTTAAACCATTCGTCCACCCAAGATTCAAGGGATTGCCCTGGTTGTGAGTCGTGGTTGTCGACAAAAGGCACAGCTAAATCAGGTCGTTCTTTTAATAATGATCCTTCAAGCAGTGATCCCATATCAAATTG
It encodes the following:
- the nrdI gene encoding class Ib ribonucleoside-diphosphate reductase assembly flavoprotein NrdI, producing MASIVYYSLTGQTRRFINKVQGFDTYEISSAIAPVTMTEPFIMVIPSYESHVYGDVIETAEEFLEWADNAKLCKGFFGGGNRNFAQLFCVTVKELSAEFDIPVLHGFEFQGSAYDVAKLTEELEKIDRYQEIKN
- a CDS encoding glutaredoxin domain-containing protein, whose product is MTITVYAKSGCPQCVFAKKYLEAKEIPFEEKRVDLEDMYLDEVKELGYLSLPVIADSTGNHFNGYVPEKMEALVEAWQA
- the gltX gene encoding glutamate--tRNA ligase, whose amino-acid sequence is MSDKVRVRYAPSPTGHLHIGNARTALFNYLFARHNGGEFIIRIEDTDTKRNLEDGERSQLENLQWLGIEWDEGPDKPGEFGPYRQSERKEIYDRYLTELLDKGLAYYAFDTSEEIEAEHEAQVANGETPRYIGKWRDKSQEEIDAARAEGRPETIRFRVPENTTYTFDDMVKGDISFESAAISGDFVIRKQDGMPTYNFAVVVDDHLMEITHVLRGDDHIANTPKQLMIYDALGFERPTFGHMTLIVNAETGKKLSKRDGSILQFIEQYRDLGYLPDAMFNFITLLGWSPKGEEEIFSHDELIEIFDTDRLSKSPAAFDNKKLEWINNRYMKAAEAEDVAKLAIEHLQRAGRVSETSTAEERAWTEKLVSLYKDEMSYAAEIVDLSDMFFQDELHIADDAKEVLAGEGVADVLKAFQAKLAEIPADDFKEENIMAAIKAVQKETGVKGKNLYMPIRVATSGEQHGPSIGLTIEVLGKEKVAHHLDQALASL
- a CDS encoding PIN/TRAM domain-containing protein; the encoded protein is MNERFWKILSRVLTVILGSSIGYYVLPLLWDMININISFFYSPLFNIVLGAIILFLIYGLTQPLLMRFIRNIERDMRQLSIEKVLVSAVGVIIGLVLAWLINIPLVAIGWPFISNILPIVLTIVLGVLGFYIFSNKSVEIMEMLTRFPQVRRSESADTAITEDVQLDKETRESDLSTHSEDLDMYTDALLSLRQAADEAYQPYKILDTSVIIDGRILDVLKAGFIEGVIVVPNFVLKELQYIADSADSLKRVRGRRGLDILNQIQALDDVVVDFYTGDFDDEPEVDLKLLRLAKLVDGVVVTNDYNLNKVSQFHKIKVLNINELANSVKSVVIPGETISVHIVKAGTERQQGVAYMDDGTMIVVEEGKHHIDETLSVEITSAIQTNAGRMVFAKIAD
- the radA gene encoding DNA repair protein RadA, producing the protein MAKKTTTRYVCQACGYESVQFYGKCPNCGAWNQMEEERLYGKTIDHPETRAGQANSSRMKPQKLATVKGEETPRIQTQLGELNRVLGGGVVQGSLVLIGGDPGIGKSTLMLQVSAELHQSAGPVLYVSGEESMHQIKLRADRLGFEGADFYVYAETDMAAIQDAIYDLQPRFVVIDSIQTMTHEDATSTAGSVGQVRQTTAELMKLAKSQNIGIFIVGHVTKEGNIAGPRILEHMVDTVLYFEGEKHDTFRILRAVKNRFGSTNEIGVFDMQQDGLHEVANPSELFLEERLAGTNGSAVVASMEGTRPILTEIQALLTPTSFGNARRTASGLDYSRVSLIMAVLEKRAGLMLQNQDAYLKSTGGVRLDEPAIDLAIAVAVASSYREKETKPTDCFVGEIGLTGEIRRVTRIAERVQEAEKLGFERVFIPKNALSGLTGKQKIQVVGVTTVREVLNAIFPK